Proteins co-encoded in one Deltaproteobacteria bacterium genomic window:
- a CDS encoding TIGR04076 family protein yields MDRLIITVKEIKGNCPVYQVGDKIVLDEGYRLNLKETDNMCMHSLASIMPYYVALYRGIDPRDLGLSKNGKKAHVQCLDPCEYTGGGTVIFEIERDYPNVT; encoded by the coding sequence ATGGATAGATTGATCATCACTGTAAAAGAAATCAAGGGAAACTGTCCTGTCTATCAAGTCGGTGACAAGATCGTGCTAGACGAAGGCTACCGTTTGAATCTAAAGGAAACGGACAATATGTGCATGCACTCCCTGGCCTCCATCATGCCGTATTATGTAGCCCTTTATCGAGGTATAGATCCAAGAGACTTGGGGCTATCCAAAAACGGCAAGAAGGCCCACGTCCAATGTCTTGATCCATGCGAGTATACTGGCGGAGGCACGGTGATTTTTGAAATAGAAAGAGATTACCCTAACGTCACATGA